The Castanea sativa cultivar Marrone di Chiusa Pesio chromosome 11, ASM4071231v1 genome contains a region encoding:
- the LOC142615423 gene encoding uncharacterized protein LOC142615423 has protein sequence MGDSKAAKPEVEVVEVKAMEATAESFEEYGQVIEASPDGDEFGPQDAQLDLTRGIPRFYIMHIENRPLKFSTITHHASVTQCLGSVGGNVWYLGVAKPSIVDDYEVKDDTGGNNEIVQSRCGHFYVPPAVESVRVFRVEGSKFLKLNRGTWHAGPLFKADTMDFYNLELSNTNVVDHTTHNFKRENGVAFLIND, from the exons ATGGGTGACTCAAAGGCGGCTAAACCAGAGGTTGAGGTTGTAGAGGTGAAGGCGATGGAAGCAACAGCAGAGAGCTTTGAAGAGTATGGTCAAGTCATAGAGGCTTCACCTGATGGTGATGAGTTCGGACCCCAAGATGCTCAGCTTGACCTCACCCGTGGCATTCccag GTTTTACATCATGCACATTGAAAACCGACCACTCAAGTTCTCCACAATCACACATCATGCAAGTGTGACCCAATGCCTTGGTTCAGTTGGTGGTAATGTTTGGTATCTTGGGGTTGCTAAGCCATCCATTGTGGACGATTATGAAGTTAAGGATGACACTGGCGGCAACAATGAAATTGTGCAGTCTCGTTGTGGTCATTTCTACGTGCCTCCGGCTGTTGAGAGTGTCCGTGTTTTCAGAGTTGAGGGATCGAAGTTTCTGAAGTTGAATCGAGGGACATGGCATGCAGGACCATTGTTTAAGGCTGATACAATGGACTTCTACAACTTGGAATTGAGCAACACCAAt gTGGTTGATCATACCACACACAACTTCAAAAGGGAAAATGGAGTGGCCTTCTTGATTAATGACTAG
- the LOC142615421 gene encoding pentatricopeptide repeat-containing protein At1g80270, mitochondrial-like, protein MWPLRRAFHPLKKQRYFLEASRVLFAKPETSSNLRGDRASRYHPAHLLSTKFFSVKLFHHTPILEGIFVRSCSLCSVADARSSSDNLDVEDGIFLEPETTSTVDVIEDSNAHEEVGEELTSEPGILDDDLFDTEKGVVGEESHKKKASLELCKAIMDAPSHSVASVLDKWLAEGNDLNRLSISKIIVSLRKRRMYGKTLQFSEWLETTKQHDLTEQDHAARLDLIAKVHGIQKAEKYIENIPKSFKGELVYRTLLTCCVHLVNIKKAEAVFKKIRELEFPITIDACNQMIILYKRLDKRRIADILLLMEKENLKPSLFTYRLLLDTKGASNDIVGMEQLFETMKAEGVLPDIHVLAVLAKHYISGGLEDKAKTVLREIEERKLKESLDVRRVVLPLYASLGISDDVDRIWKECELDPTMNECMAAIEAWGKLGEVEKAEAVFEMMLQKWKKLSSRHYSSLLQVYVNHKLLTKGKEFVKRMGDSGSWVGPLAWDALVRIYLGAGDVEKADSILHKAAQKNKVRPLFNTYKVVMEEYAKQGDIHNTEKLFHRMKQSGYNGRLKPHEILIQAYINAKAPVYGFRERMKAENIFPNKAFAQRLAQADPFRKR, encoded by the exons ATGTGGCCACTCCGTCGAGCTTTTCACCCTCTCAA GAAACAACGGTATTTCCTTGAGGCTTCAAGGGTTTTGTTTGCTAAACCGGAAACATCAAGTAATCTTAGAGGAGACAGAGCTAGTAGATACCACCCTGCTCACTTATTATCAACGAAATTCTTTTCAGTGAAGTTGTTTCACCATACACCTATTCTTGAAGGAATCTTTGTGCGTAGCTGTAGTCTTTGTTCAGTGGCAGATGCAAGAAGCAGCAGTGATAACCTTGATGTGGAAGATGGGATTTTTTTAGAACCTGAAACAACCTCTACAGTTGATGTAATTGAGGATAGTAATGCGCATGAAGAAGTTGGGGAAGAATTAACTTCAGAACCAGGGATTTTGGACGATGATTTATTTGATACTGAAAAAGGTGTGGTTGGTGAGGAATCTCACAAGAAAAAGGCTTCTTTAGAGTTGTGCAAGGCTATAATGGATGCTCCAAGCCACTCTGTTGCTAGTGTTCTTGATAAGTGGCTTGCAGAAGGGAATGATTTGAACCGACTCAGTATTTCTAAAATCATAGTTAGCCTTCGGAAGCGTAGGATGTATGGCAAGACATTGCAG TTCTCAGAGTGGTTGGAGACTACTAAGCAACATGACCTTACTGAACAAGATCATGCTGCTCGccttgatttgattgctaaagTACATGGTATCCAGAAGGCAGAGAAGTACATTGAGAACATCCCCAAGTCTTTCAAAGGTGAATTAGTATACCGAACCCTCCTAACTTGCTGCGTCCATCTCGTTAACATTAAGAAAGCAGAGGCAGTGTTCAAGAAAATCAGGGAGCTAGAGTTTCCAATCACTATTGATGCTTGCAATCAAATGATCATCCTTTACAAGAGACTTGACAAGAGAAGGATAGCCGATATCTTGTTGTTAATGGAGAAAGAAAATCTCAAGCCATCTCTCTTTACTTACAGGCTCTTACTAGACACCAAAGGGGCGTCCAATGACATTGTAGGGATGGAGCAGTTGTTTGAGACTATGAAGGCTGAAGGAGTGCTACCCGACATACATGTTTTAGCTGTCTTGGCTAAGCACTACATATCTGGGGGTTTAGAAGATAAAGCTAAAACTGTCTTAAGGgaaattgaagaaagaaagctGAAGGAAAGTCTTGATGTGCGCAGAGTGGTGCTTCCTCTCTACGCTTCTCTTGGCATTTCTGATGATGTGGATAGAATTTGGAAGGAATGTGAATTGGATCCCACAATGAACGAGTGCATGGCTGCTATAGAAGCATGGGGCAAGCTGGGTGAAGTAGAGAAGGCAGAAGCAGTCTTTGAAATGATGCTTCAGAAGTGGAAGAAACTCTCTTCAAGGCATTACTCTTCCCTCCTACAAGTTTATGTGAACCATAAGCTTCTGACTAAGGGAAAGGAATTTGTGAAGCGGATGGGAGATAGTGGGAGCTGGGTTGGCCCATTGGCTTGGGATGCACTGGTGAGGATCTATTTGGGAGCTGGAGATGTGGAGAAAGCTGACTCCATTTTGCATAAGGCAGCTCAGAAGAATAAGGTGAGACCACTATTCAACACTTACAAGGTTGTCATGGAAGAATATGCAAAGCAGGGAGATATACATAATACTGAGAAATTGTTCCATAGAATGAAGCAGTCTGGGTACAATGGCCGACTCAAGCCACATGAAATTCTGATCCAGGCATATATTAATGCTAAAGCTCCTGTTTATGGGTTTCGAGAGAGGATGAAGGCAGAGAACATATTCCCAAACAAAGCATTTGCACAACGGTTGGCACAAGCAGATCCGTTCAGGAAAAGATAA